A genome region from Aptenodytes patagonicus chromosome 26, bAptPat1.pri.cur, whole genome shotgun sequence includes the following:
- the LOC143171116 gene encoding CD48 antigen-like isoform X2, protein MAAGLTMVLLFLLFITQARAQHNPSSKVVGAVHGVAYLSPRLQNQISYHQIHWRRNNSVKIASRDSSAKVQYPNSTYKGRLELFPNNTLKISSLQKTDSSMYQVYLEDEVGKEHIESILLTVYDLVPKPTVNAKVIGDDPAWCKATLQCSVGLEGVTYEWIPPSKLPLEGVGASEQHVSFDPLIETYICKVSNPVSSNNASLTYRYPCSWTGEFSAAASCTTTSMLVALGHLVLLFTLA, encoded by the exons atggcggcagggcTTACAATggtgctcctcttcctcctcttcatcacgCAAG CCCGGGCGCAACACAATCCATCATCGAAGGTGGTCGGGGCTGTTCATGGGGTGGCGTATCTCAGTCCCAGACTGCAAAACCAGATCTCCTACCACCAAATCCACTGGCGACGCAACAACTCCGTGAAGATCGCCAGCCGGGACAGCAGTGCGAAGGTCCAGTACCCCAACAGCACCTACAAGGGACGCCTGGAACTCTTCCCCAACAACACACTAAAAATCAGCTCCCTGCAGAAAACTGACAGCAGCATGTACCAGGTGTACCTGGAGGATGAGGTGGGCAAGGAGCACATTGAAAGCATCCTCCTGACAGTGTACG ATCTGGTCCCGAAGCCCACTGTGAATGCCAAAGTGATCGGGGATGACCCGGCATGGTGCAAAGCCACCCTACAGTGCTCAGTGGGGCTCGAAGGGGTGACCTATGAGTGGATCCCCCCCAGCAAGCTCCCGCTGGAGGGTGTGGGTGCCTCTGAGCAGCATGTCTCCTTCGACCCCTTAATAGAAACCTACATCTGCAAAGTCAGCAACCCTGTCTCCTCCAACAATGCCTCGTTGACCTACAGGTACCCCTGCTCCTGGACAG GTGAGTTCTCCGCTGCTGCATCCTGCACCACCACCAGCATGCTGGTGGCCCTGGGACACCTCGTCCTCCTCTTCACTCTGGCTTAA
- the LOC143170992 gene encoding LOW QUALITY PROTEIN: signaling lymphocytic activation molecule-like (The sequence of the model RefSeq protein was modified relative to this genomic sequence to represent the inferred CDS: substituted 1 base at 1 genomic stop codon), whose translation MGCSVCLWLLISLGRVWGMGRGARETVLGTLGKATILQIPPELQDLTRRFGEAVWKRDTEDPQRKLVLLKYLDGNYTNYMQERTRFHKSSFSLEILNTSRQERQLYEFIVSKGPEEKVWQIQLEVYEPVSDPSIQILGWALVNDSCTITLNCTVERGDNVSYSWGSWDTSTSGLCSHNGSLLYLSYPLQNTSIACACTASNPISSRVVTFNSSECSYEQRGNAGQRTEHLVLLVVVPIVAVIIITGVFTAAHLAMPIAKQEHSPLAEDSAVHTIYSQVQRVEVCGTLCDGLXPLGVNTAPRLVKRRSRSAQTGEEMVGPCRVEGGKGPCGELPAAAHPSLSMQKPKGAPAAEHPSCTTIYAAATGLPLDTAPAPGRAPCPPCSPLIEPPALQGHPPLSQSPDKEPTTVYASVMMPTA comes from the exons ATGGGCTGCAGCGTGTGTCTCTGGCTGCTGATCTCTCTTGGCCGTGTTTGGG GCATGGGCCGCGGGGCGAGGGAGACGGTGCTGGGCACCTTGGGGAAGGCAACGATATTGCAGATCCCCCCCGAACTCCAGGACCTCACCCGGCGCTTTGGGGAGGCCGTGTGGAAGCGTGACACGGAGGACCCACAGAGGAAGCTTGTCCTGCTCAAGTACTTGGATGGCAACTACACCAACTACATGCAGGAACGGACTCGCTTCCACAAGTCGAGCTTCTCCCTGGAGATCCTGAACACTAGCCGGCAGGAAAGGCAGCTCTACGAGTTCATTGTCAGCAAGGGGCCAGAGGAGAAAGTCTGGCAGATCCAGCTGGAGGTGTATG agcCAGTGTCCGATCCCAGCATCCAGATCCTCGGCTGGGCGCTGGTCAACGACAGCTGCACCATCACCCTCAACTGCACGGTGGAGCGAGGGGACAACGTCTCCTacagctggggcagctgggaCACCAGCACCTCGGGGCTCTGCTCCCACAACGGCAGCCTCCTGTACCTCTCCTACCCCCTGCAGAACACAAGCATCGCCTGCGCCTGCACGGCCAGCAACCCCATCAGCAGCCGGGTCGTCACCTTCAACTCCTCTGAATGCAGCTATGAGCAAAGGG GCAATGCCGGGCAGAGGACGGAGCATCtcgtgctgctggtggtggtgcccATTGTCGCAGTAATTATAATCACTGGGGTCTTCACGGCTGCCCATTTGGCCATGCCCATCG CCAAGCAGGAGCACTCGCCGCTCGCCGAGGACAGTGCGGTGCACACCATCTACTCCCAAGTGCAGCGGGTGGA GGTCTGCGGCACCCTCTGTGATGGGCTTTGACCGCTGGGTGTCAACACAGCCCCGCGGCTGGTGAAGAGGAGG TCCCGCTCAGCGCAAACTGGGGAGGAAATGGTGGGTCCATGTagggtggagggagggaagggcccCTGCGGTGAGCTGCCTGCCGCTGCTCATCCTTCGCTCTCCATGCAGAAGCCGAAAGGGGCCCCCGCCGCCGAGCACCCCTCCTGCACCACCATCTATGCTGCAGCCACAGGCCTGCCCCTGGacacggccccagcccccggcagAGCCCCCTGCCCCCCATGCAGCCCCCTGATAGAGCCGCCCGCCCTGCAGGGCCACCCGCCCCTCTCACAG agccctgacaAGGAGCCCACGACAGTTTACGCCAGTGTGATGATGCCCACGGCCTGA
- the LOC143171116 gene encoding CD48 antigen-like isoform X1 — protein MAAGLTMVLLFLLFITQAARAQHNPSSKVVGAVHGVAYLSPRLQNQISYHQIHWRRNNSVKIASRDSSAKVQYPNSTYKGRLELFPNNTLKISSLQKTDSSMYQVYLEDEVGKEHIESILLTVYDLVPKPTVNAKVIGDDPAWCKATLQCSVGLEGVTYEWIPPSKLPLEGVGASEQHVSFDPLIETYICKVSNPVSSNNASLTYRYPCSWTGEFSAAASCTTTSMLVALGHLVLLFTLA, from the exons atggcggcagggcTTACAATggtgctcctcttcctcctcttcatcacgCAAG CAGCCCGGGCGCAACACAATCCATCATCGAAGGTGGTCGGGGCTGTTCATGGGGTGGCGTATCTCAGTCCCAGACTGCAAAACCAGATCTCCTACCACCAAATCCACTGGCGACGCAACAACTCCGTGAAGATCGCCAGCCGGGACAGCAGTGCGAAGGTCCAGTACCCCAACAGCACCTACAAGGGACGCCTGGAACTCTTCCCCAACAACACACTAAAAATCAGCTCCCTGCAGAAAACTGACAGCAGCATGTACCAGGTGTACCTGGAGGATGAGGTGGGCAAGGAGCACATTGAAAGCATCCTCCTGACAGTGTACG ATCTGGTCCCGAAGCCCACTGTGAATGCCAAAGTGATCGGGGATGACCCGGCATGGTGCAAAGCCACCCTACAGTGCTCAGTGGGGCTCGAAGGGGTGACCTATGAGTGGATCCCCCCCAGCAAGCTCCCGCTGGAGGGTGTGGGTGCCTCTGAGCAGCATGTCTCCTTCGACCCCTTAATAGAAACCTACATCTGCAAAGTCAGCAACCCTGTCTCCTCCAACAATGCCTCGTTGACCTACAGGTACCCCTGCTCCTGGACAG GTGAGTTCTCCGCTGCTGCATCCTGCACCACCACCAGCATGCTGGTGGCCCTGGGACACCTCGTCCTCCTCTTCACTCTGGCTTAA
- the LOC143170993 gene encoding SLAM family member 5-like: MSVRWYQPLDEAQSYLHPSSCGRKTVGVGTCVFLLPPQSVVDAGCREPLSVRRGSMDVFRCLLLTALLLHHTTCAGDGAELTSAVGRSVTFLLQNLDEEAAAWSFHNDVIVTVKFGNPPEVTFFDDNYKLRLAFPRNGNALTISQLRMDDAGTYTAKTSGVKTTFILHVYRELEVPTVTCAAQNCSADGCRYTLRCTASGSGYGNVSYSWSVGDWPRSEGPTVLVEESPLDESLPLLTCTVRNPVSSRNTTVVSPAALCAENTTHPPTTGTYSSRQAGIVAALVTGVGVLLAVVIFVIYCKSKGWRIFCLPAAEATNTEAGAEYATVYAQVGPSQQVHLQSFSNAQRDDPQKTLTPGVETSKTIYFTIQAMAQTDDEKMGNGMPAGSRMRKTSTPVYP; this comes from the exons ATGTCAGTGCGATGGTACCAGCCGTTGGATGAAGCACAGAGTTATCTCCACCCATCCAGCTGCGGGAGGAAAACTGTGGGCGTAGGCACTTGCGTCTTCCTCTTGCCACCGCAGTCTGTAGTAGATGCTGGGTGCAGAGAGCCCCTCTCTGTGCGCCGTGGGTCGATGGACGTGTTTCGGTGCCTGCTGCTCACCGCCCTCCTGCTCCACCACACAA CGTGCGCCGGTGATGGGGCAGAGTTGACCAGCGCCGTGGGCAGGTCCGTCACCTTCCTCCTCCAGAACCTGGATGAAGAAGCCGCAGCCTGGAGCTTTCACAACGATGTCATAGTGACCGTCAAATTCGGCAATCCTCCTGAAGTCACGTTTTTTGACGACAACTACAAGCTGCGCTTGGCCTTCCCCAGGAACGGCAATGCGCTCACCATCTCCCAGCTGAGGATGGACGATGCCGGTACCTACACCGCAAAGACCTCAGGGGTAAAAACCACCTTCATCCTACACGTTTACA GGGAGCTGGAGGTGCCAACGGTGACCTGCGCGGCGCAGAACTGCTCGGCCGACGGCTGCCGCTACACCCTGCGCTGCACTGCGTCAGGCTCCGGCTACGGCAACGTCTCCTACAGCTGGAGCGTGGGGGACTGGCCACGGAGCGAGGGGCCCACAGTGCTGGTGGAGGAGTCGCCCCTGGACGAGTCGCTGCCGCTGCTCACGTGCACGGTGCGAAACCCTGTCAGCAGCCGCAACACCACTGTCGTCTCGCCCGCTGCCCTTTGTGCAG AAAACACAACCCACCCTCCCACCACCG GCACCTACTCCAGCAGGCAGGCTGGAATTGTGGCTGCATTGGTGACTGGAGTCGGAGTGCTTTTAGCAGTGGTTATCTTTGTGATCTACTGTAAATCCAAAG GCTGGAGGATCTTCTGTTTGCCCGCAGCCGAGGCTACGAATACAG agGCCGGAGCAGAGTACGCAACGGTGTATGCCCAAGTCGGCCCTTCCCAGCAG GTGCACCTGCAGAGTTTCTCTAATGCGCAGCGAGACGACCCACAGAAGACGCTGACCCCCGGTGTGGAGACCTCCAAAACCATCTATTTCACCATCCAGGCTATGGCCCAG ACGGATGATGAGAAAATGGGCAACGGCATGCCTGCTGGGAGCAGGATGAGAAAAACGTCTACTCCGGTGTACCCATGA